A genomic region of Epinephelus moara isolate mb chromosome 23, YSFRI_EMoa_1.0, whole genome shotgun sequence contains the following coding sequences:
- the LOC126385045 gene encoding uncharacterized protein LOC126385045 — protein MEIAKATQSLTTAADMRETTKMLMQPNANWEEYLTPAPLSIAIMGELVFISSCDDFSINKNPPKNGYKYIQYPHSFRACLMQVCNSGWHAFNEAHKNMDQIRIHTATVPDYMKQVVKVLFNAPDEVIDKLLPNQLENIRTIADECVILADSVEKKYTNVIELIQELLEACVNAEHFYGEELEKVKMKLKETEIREKTASELKERSKKAMEAMEKQVSEAQESYKEAMDSLPSGWEMIGMDLVEGLSKAMTGLLNGVVNLVSAPIKTACGSAETASDTYHHIKSKNENEDVLSVCCKSPEILSIVESLTQYLKEGKIAWQDLYDQKAQSIKSDWSKDQFRRISESLMRMEGSKLQKRALELCEMGIKICEELATYKPGENWVDKKEAKLIEKLNKLDEQSRIFDIKCKKKLGSPAFAPTSPMMNKAQSNTGGQSTSQRAADNARFKIEQSREQLKESREAYEKVAEKMEQNQKELTEILVEMQNCKIKEINFDTTIKMLFKGLDAMGRVKEQWEKMVRFFQMISNIVKCSLGKTLNSFVSTAGDTKKLSYNHKLFVKDMLYNQAFQASNVASLVHMISGTYTEVSSKYLMDRVSSLGKLMAMDKEKPEFLNERMNLQRSCAAAQEGILQLVLKNKREFERKTDDRMAKIENGLKAILPAASPQETERIKQIVQAGYGEEEENYY, from the coding sequence ATGGAAATTGCTAAGGCCACTCAGAGTCTCACCACTGCAGCAGATATGCGAGAGACCACCAAGATGCTAATGCAACCTAATGCAAACTGGGAAGAGTACCTGACTCCTGCCCCCCTCTCCATCGCCATCATGGGGGAGCTTGTCTTCATCTCCTCATGTGATGACTTCTCCATCAACAAGAACCCCCCAAAGAATGGCTACAAGTACATACAATACCCACACTCGTTCCGGGCCTGCCTCATGCAAGTCTGTAACTCAGGCTGGCATGCATTCAATGAGGCCCACAAGAATATGGATCAGATCCGCATTCACACAGCCACAGTTCCTGATTACATGAAGCAAGTAGTCAAGGTCCTTTTCAATGCACCTGATGAAGTTATTGACAAGCTCCTACCAAATCAGCTGGAAAACATTCGCACCATTGCAGATGAGTGTGTGATACTGGCAGACAGTGTTGAAAAGAAGTACACCAATGTCATCGAGTTAATCCAGGAACTGTTGGAGGCCTGTGTCAATGCTGAACACTTTTATGGAGAAGAGCTGGAGAAGGTGAAGATGAAGCTTAAGGAAACTGAAATACGGGAGAAGACCGCCAGTGAGCTTAAAGAACGGTCCAAGAAAGCAATGGAGGCCATGGAAAAGCAAGTAAGTGAAGCACAAGAAAGCTACAAGGAAGCAATGGACTCTCTTCCCTCCGGATGGGAAATGATTGGAATGGATCTGGTTGAAGGACTTTCAAAGGCAATGACAGGACTTCTTAATGGAGTCGTTAACCTGGTAAGTGCTCCAATAAAAACAGCCTGCGGTTCAGCAGAAACAGCCTCAGACACATACCATCACATCAAATCGAAAAATGAAAACGAAGATGTGCTCTCAGTCTGCTGTAAATCTCCAGAGATTCTTTCCATTGTGGAAAGTCTTACACAATATTTGAAGGAAGGAAAAATAGCCTGGCAGGACCTATATGATCAGAAAGCACAATCCATAAAGTCAGACTGGTCCAAAGATCAATTCAGAAGAATCTCTGAGTCCTTGATGAGGATGGAAGGGAGCAAACTTCAGAAACGTGCTCTGGAACTTTGTGAAATGGGTATTAAGATCTGTGAAGAACTGGCCACATATAAACCTGGTGAAAATTGGGTTGACAAGAAAGAAGCAAAGCTCATAGAGAAACTGAACAAACTGGATGAACAATCCCGCATCTTTGAcatcaaatgcaaaaaaaaattgggCTCTCCAGCTTTTGCTCCTACATCACCAATGATGAACAAAGCACAGAGCAACACAGGAGGTCAGTCTACCAGTCAGAGAGCAGCAGATAACGCTCGTTTCAAAATTGAGCAGAGCCGAGAACAACTTAAGGAATCACGGGAAGCCTATGAGAAGGTTGCGGAGAAAATGGAGCAGAATCAGAAGGAGCTGACTGAGATCTTGGTTGAAATGCAGAACTGTAAGATCAAGGAGATTAACTTTGACACCACCATCAAGATGCTGTTCAAGGGTCTCGATGCCATGGGCAGAGTCAAAGAGCAGTGGGAGAAGATGGTGCGCTTCTTCCAGATGATCTCTAACATCGTCAAATGCAGCCTCGGCAAGACACTGAATTCTTTTGTCTCAACAGCTGGTGATACAAAGAAACTCAGTTACAACCATAAACTATTTGTAAAAGACATGCTGTACAACCAGGCGTTCCAAGCCTCCAATGTTGCCAGTCTGGTCCACATGATCTCAGGGACCTACACTGAAGTGTCCAGCAAGTACTTGATGGACAGAGTGAGCAGTTTGGGCAAGCTCATGGCCATGGATAAGGAGAAGCCAGAATTCCTTAACGAGCGTATGAATCTGCAACGGTCTTGCGCAGCAGCGCAGGAGGGCATCCTTCAGCTGGTCCTCAAGAACAAGAGGGAGTTTGAGAGGAAGACAGATGACAGGATGGCAAAAATAGAGAATGGTCTGAAAGCAATTCTGCCAGCTGCCTCACCCCAGGAGACTGAGAGAATCAAACAAATAGTTCAAGCTGGGTAcggtgaagaagaagagaatTACTACTAG